The genomic segment CCTGTCGTCCTGTCAGACCTCGCTCCTTACAGTAGGTGAAGAACCCCTCCACTTTTTCGTTGACACCGCCGATGGCCTGCACGTTACCGAACTGGTCCACTGATCCTGTAACAGCGATAGACTGGTCTATCGGCAACTCGGCGAGGGACGAGAGCAGGCAGTAAAGTTCGGTTGACGAGGCGCTGTCTCCCTCAATGCCCCCGTAGTTCTGCTCGAAAGAGATGCTGGCCGAGAGGGTAAGGGGCATGTCCTGTGCGTATTTTCGACCCAGATAACTGTTGAGGGTAAGGTGTCCTTTGTTGTGGATCGGACCGGCCATGGCCGTCTCCCGCTCAATGTTGACGACTCCTTCTTTGCCCATGTACGTGTTTGCAGTAATCCGAGCCGGGTGACCGAAGGCGTAATTGCCCAGGTCGATAACGGCCAAGCCGTTGATCTGCCCCACGGCACTTCCCTCGGTGTCGATCCTGATGACACCGTCGGTAAAAGCCCGACGAACCCGTTCCTCCACTAAACTTGCCCGATATCGGGCCTCTTGAATGGCTTGATAAACGTGGTTCCTGGTTACCAAGTCGGCCCCGTCCAATTTTGCCCAGGCAAGGGATTCCACGATGGTCTCAATGATCTGATTGAATTTGATGGAAAGCCGATCCTGGTCTCCGGCCAATCGGGAGGACCAGTCAATAATTTCGGCCACGGCTTCGGCGGAGAAATGGGCTCCTCCCTCTCGCTGGACCACTGTGGAGATGAACTGAGCCATCTGGTGTTCTGTCTCGCTGGTCCGTTCCATATCCGACGTGAACTCGGCACGGAGCTTGAACATCTTTCGGAATTCAGGATCATAGTATTGAAGCAGATGATACAGATAGTGGGTCCCCACCAGGACAACTTTGAGGTCAATCTCCACTCCTTCGGGGCGAAGAGACGACATGGGCACTGCCCCATACTGGTCTCCCAGGTTTTCTATATGGAGAGTTCCTGTACGGAGAACTCGCTTGAGCCCCTCATAAGACATGAAATTTCGAAGCAGCAGGTCCATGTCCAGCACCAAAAACCCACCGTTGGCCTTGTGGATAGCTCCGGCCACGATTTTGCCAAAATCGGTGTAAAGGTACCCCTGACGGCTCTCGTACTCGACCTTGCCCATGAGGTTGTAGTAGGTGGGATTGGTCTCCCATATAACTGGAGCCCCTTTATCCGGGTCGTTGGAGACAATGGCGTTCACCTGATAGACGCTGAAGTCCACCTCAGCGTTATCGTCTCGGGCGGCAGCAACGAACATGCCGAAGTTGTCGATGACACTGTCCGTCCAGTCCGAGAGCCACGCTTTGATCGTGTCCGTGACAGCAAAACGCTCGGTCACGTCCTCCAGAGCGGGCTGAATAGCGTTTCGACAGATCTCCGATTCCAGCTCACTGATCCGTTTTTTCAGGTCTTTCTCTTTCTCCCGTATTTCCCGAAGTACAGCCAAGGTCCGCTGGGATATCTCTTTAGACTCCTCCTGGAGGGAGTTCTGACGTTCTTCGTCCAACTCCTCAAATTCCTCGGGTTTGATCTCCCGCCGGGTGGCCTCTCCTTCCTCGTCAACGTCATCGATGAGAGGAATGTTGACAAAACCCTGGGGGGTACGCTTCACAGAGAACCCCTTGTCCCATGCCCAGGCTTTGACCCCCTCCATCTTCTCGTTGACCTCATCCTGAAAGACCTTGACCTCCTGGGCCTTGGTGTCCTCGTACTGCCCCTTTTCGAAGGCCTTGTTGATGACGCTTTTCAGCTCGTCGATCAAGGTAAGGAAAGCCGACTCCATGGCCTTTCCCTGACCTGCTGGCAAGAAGAGAGCCACGGGTTCGCCGGGATTATCGAAGTTATACCCATAGGCCAGGTCCTGCGGCGCCTCCATCTCCTCGGCCCGTTTTTTGAGACTGTCCAGAGCGTAGGTCGTTCGGCCGCTCCCTGGTGTCCCCACCACGAAGATATTATATCCCTTGCTTTTCACGGAAAGGCCAAAATCCATGGCCCGAACCGCCCGATCCTGCCCGATAAAACCCGTAAGGCAGTCCATCTCCTCGGTCGAGCAACAGGACAGGGATTTGGGGTCGGTGACCTTTCGAACAGCGTGAGTATCCAGTTTCAGGGTATCCTTCAACGACATATATTTTCCTCCTTCATCGACAGCTCACATGGGAGATAATCCCCCCGGCCAAAAGCCAGGAACCATCGTATACGACCAAAGATTGCCCCGGAGCTACGCCCTGAACGGGCATACTCAAGAGGACCTCGAACGACGAACCGTCGAGATCGGTCATCGTGGCGAGAACGGCGCGAGAACGATATCGATGACACACCGTATAGCTCTCCCCCACTTTAATTCTATGATGCCATCGTAGCATAGAGCACCGAATCCTGACAACGGCACAGTCATCGACCCCTCCCAGGATCAGGGAGTTGGTCTTGCGATCTTTGTCCGCCACAAACCAGGGACCTCCACCGAGCCCCAAGCCCTTTCTCTGCCCCAAAGTGTATCGATAGAGACCGCCGTGCTCACCCAGACGACGTCCATCAGCTGTGATCATCGGACCCGGAGGACATGTATCACCAAGGCGACGGGCCAGAAAATCTTCCAGTCGTTCTGGCAAAAAACAAATATCCTGACTGTCTCCCTGTCCCAGATCGAACGCATCCAGTGCATGGGCGACCATGGTCCGAACCTGTGGTTTTGACAGGAGCTCCAGAGGGAAGATAAGTCGAGGAAGCCACTCCCGGGCCAGACGATAGAGCATGTAGCTCTGGTCTTTCCCACCACGGTCGGCCCGACGGATGGCAATCCCATCTCCGTAGGCCCCGAGACCTGCGTAGTGCCCCGTAGCCACGTGTTGAATTCCTCGACGATTCGCCTCGTCGAAGAGAAGACGAAATTTGACCCGCTCGTTGCAGAGGATACAGGGATTAGGTGTCGAACCGTCCCCGTAGGCAACGACAAAGGGGTCGATGACGAACTTTCTAAAGGCATCCCGACCGTCCACCTCGACAACGGGGATACCCAGTCTCTCCAGGCCAACCAGTCGCTTACGATCCCGGTCGTCGCCCTGGTCGTGGAGGATGAGGCGAATTCCGAGGGGATCGTACCCACGCTCTCGCAGGATCAAGGCAGCAGCGCAGCTATCTACACCACCGCTGACTCCCAGGATGACAGGGACGCTAATGATCGATTCCCTCCCGGGAGAGAAGTCCCCGTTCATAGGGATGACGACGGCACTGAACTTCCGAGATATAGTCAGCCCGATCGACCAGGCTTGCCGAGATAAAACGGCCTGTCAGGATCAGCTCGGTCCCGGGGGCTTTGCCGTCGACCAAGTCCAAAAGGTCATTTTCGGAGAACAGACCGTAGTCCAGGGCCACGGTCACCTCGTCCAAAATAGCCAGGTCCCGTGGATCATCCAGCAGAAATCGCCGAGCCGCTGCTAATCCCCGACGGGCCTCGGATCGATCTTCTTCAGTCTCCCGCCCCCTGTACACGTATTCCCGACGACCGGTCTGAACGAGCTCCATCCCCTTGAGCCTCCGCAGAAGGGGGACCTCCGAGTAGGGGTATCCCTTCATAAACTGGACCATGCCCACCCTCCAACCAGCCCCCAAGGCTCGAAGGGCCACGCCCACGGCAGCCGTTGTTTTCCCCTTTCCGTCTCCGAAGTACACGTGTATCAATCCCTTATCTCTCATAGACGGATCTCCTCCCTTCCTAAGGGATATCGTAGTACAATGCCGGTGAAACGGGGGGACGCACTCGTGATGGAAAAAAGGATCCTTGTCACCGGCGTGGTCCAGGGCGTGGGATTTCGCCCGTTCTGTGCACGTCTGGCATCGTCTTTTGGCTTGGGTGGCTCGGTGATCAACAGCTCCGACGGGGTGGAGATCGTCCTCCGGGGGCCAGCTCAGGCCATAGACCACTATATCAGAGAACTGCCCCACAGGAAGCCAAATCCGGCGGATATCCACGACGTTCGAATCCTATCAGAGGGAGAATGCGCCGAAGCCGGTCCTTTTGTCATTGAAGCCAGCCGCCGATCAAATCGGCAACGGGTTCTCATTCCGCCTGA from the Dethiosulfovibrio peptidovorans genome contains:
- a CDS encoding ATP-dependent protease, coding for MSLKDTLKLDTHAVRKVTDPKSLSCCSTEEMDCLTGFIGQDRAVRAMDFGLSVKSKGYNIFVVGTPGSGRTTYALDSLKKRAEEMEAPQDLAYGYNFDNPGEPVALFLPAGQGKAMESAFLTLIDELKSVINKAFEKGQYEDTKAQEVKVFQDEVNEKMEGVKAWAWDKGFSVKRTPQGFVNIPLIDDVDEEGEATRREIKPEEFEELDEERQNSLQEESKEISQRTLAVLREIREKEKDLKKRISELESEICRNAIQPALEDVTERFAVTDTIKAWLSDWTDSVIDNFGMFVAAARDDNAEVDFSVYQVNAIVSNDPDKGAPVIWETNPTYYNLMGKVEYESRQGYLYTDFGKIVAGAIHKANGGFLVLDMDLLLRNFMSYEGLKRVLRTGTLHIENLGDQYGAVPMSSLRPEGVEIDLKVVLVGTHYLYHLLQYYDPEFRKMFKLRAEFTSDMERTSETEHQMAQFISTVVQREGGAHFSAEAVAEIIDWSSRLAGDQDRLSIKFNQIIETIVESLAWAKLDGADLVTRNHVYQAIQEARYRASLVEERVRRAFTDGVIRIDTEGSAVGQINGLAVIDLGNYAFGHPARITANTYMGKEGVVNIERETAMAGPIHNKGHLTLNSYLGRKYAQDMPLTLSASISFEQNYGGIEGDSASSTELYCLLSSLAELPIDQSIAVTGSVDQFGNVQAIGGVNEKVEGFFTYCKERGLTGRQGVLIPRPNRRHLMLNQEVVDAMREGQFHLWEVETVDQGIEILTGVPAGVPNARGIFPKNSVHGRAKAKLKKWMKDAARINKELSGENKESSKKRSGEKDNEDPIR
- the mnmA gene encoding tRNA 2-thiouridine(34) synthase MnmA, with product MNGDFSPGRESIISVPVILGVSGGVDSCAAALILRERGYDPLGIRLILHDQGDDRDRKRLVGLERLGIPVVEVDGRDAFRKFVIDPFVVAYGDGSTPNPCILCNERVKFRLLFDEANRRGIQHVATGHYAGLGAYGDGIAIRRADRGGKDQSYMLYRLAREWLPRLIFPLELLSKPQVRTMVAHALDAFDLGQGDSQDICFLPERLEDFLARRLGDTCPPGPMITADGRRLGEHGGLYRYTLGQRKGLGLGGGPWFVADKDRKTNSLILGGVDDCAVVRIRCSMLRWHHRIKVGESYTVCHRYRSRAVLATMTDLDGSSFEVLLSMPVQGVAPGQSLVVYDGSWLLAGGIISHVSCR
- a CDS encoding cob(I)yrinic acid a,c-diamide adenosyltransferase; the encoded protein is MRDKGLIHVYFGDGKGKTTAAVGVALRALGAGWRVGMVQFMKGYPYSEVPLLRRLKGMELVQTGRREYVYRGRETEEDRSEARRGLAAARRFLLDDPRDLAILDEVTVALDYGLFSENDLLDLVDGKAPGTELILTGRFISASLVDRADYISEVQCRRHPYERGLLSREGIDH